ATCGTGCTAAAACCTTGACGCTGGCACACTTTTTGCATACCTTAAGGGGTGAGTCCCCCGAAAGAAGGAGCCATGAGTCGCCGCAGCCCGATCTTGCACCTCGTCCTCATACTGTCAGTCGTCGTTCTTCCCGCGGCGGCCGAAGACGACGCCGGCGGTCGCCCCGGCGACGAGCTGCGCGAGCTGGCGGGCCGCGCCGGCGAGTCCCTGCGTCTCGAGGAGCTGTGGAGCGGGCTGGAGCGGGGCTCCGGCGCCACCGCGACCCTGCCCGTTCCGACGGAGGATTGGGCCGTGGTTTCCGCCGCCGGCGGTAACGTGCTCCTCGTCGGTCCCGACGACACCCTGCTTCACTCCCGCGATGTGTTGACGACGGGGGATACGGCGCGCACCGGCGAGCTTTCCCGGGCGGTCTTCGCCCTGGCCGAGGCCGAGGTGACCCTCTATTCGGAGAGCGCCCTGAGCCTGAGCGGCCGCCTGGAGGGCGACGACGCCAGTTTGACGCTGCTGGAGCTGCTCTACGGCCGCCTGCGCGTGGTCATCGAGCGCGCCCTGGACGACGGCGAGGAGTTCCGCGTCGCCGGTCCGACGGCGGTGGCCCTGGTGCGCGGCACGGATTTCACTGTCGGCGTGCCCCGACCCGGCGTGACCACGATCACCGTCGAGCGCGGCTGCGTCGAGGTTCAACCCCGCCCGGCCGGCGGGGTGGCCGCGGACGGCTTCAAGCTGCTGCCCGGCGAAGGGGCCGTCGTCGGCGAGCACGACATCCAGCGCGGCGTCGTTCCCGCAGCGCCGCGGCCCGCCCGACCCGCGGCCGGGGCCGAGCTGCTGTTCGCCCCCGGGGCGGCCCGCCGGGTGGAGTTCGCTTGGGAGGCGCCCGCCGCGGCGCGCCGCGTCCACCTGCAGTTGTCCGCGGAGCCGACCTTCGAGCGCCTGGTCGAGGAGCGCGTCGTCGCCGTCGACCAGAACGCAAGCCTGGAGCTGGTTCCGGGCGAGTATTACTGGCGGCTGGCCGCCGAGGATCGTCTGGGCCTCGTCGGCGCTTACGGTGAGCCGCGCCGGCTGCGGATCGGCGTCGACGAAACCCCACCGGGCTTGAAGATCGGCGGCTGGTCGATCGGCGCGGGCGGCCGCTCGGTTACCCTCTGGGGAACGACGACGGACGCCGCCCACCTCGTCGTCGGCTCCCAGCCCGTGGCCGTGGACGGCGCGGGCGGTTTCCGCGTCACCCTGCCGACGGAGTTCTATCCCGACGGCGTGCCGCTGATTGTTCGCGACGGCGTCGGCAACTGCGCCGAGCACCGCCTGGTCTACCGCCTGCCCAACCTGCCCGTCGGTTTGGCCGGTCCCGGCGGGGCCAGCGGCCTGACCCTGTTGCACTCCGCCCGGCCCCTCGAGGGCTGGAGCTTCCGCGCGGGGTTGGGCGCCGGACTGCAGCAGGACGCCGTCGAGGCCGACGACGTCTCCCGCCGGTTGGAAACCGACGTCGACCTGGCCCTGGGCCTGGGCGGCTGGGGCGAGCTCGCCCTGCGGCTGCCCTACGTCTCACGGATCCACACCGACGGCTCGACGGTGGCCGGGATGGGCGATCTGACCCTCGGCGCCAAGCTGGCTCCGCCGACGACGGGCGATTTCGCCTACGCCGCCTTCGCCGAGTTCGATCTGCCCACGGCGGCCGAGCCGCAAAGCGACGGGCCGGCGCTGGGTGACCTGGGCCGCTACACCACGGACGGCCCGGGCGTCCTGTCCGGCCTGGCCGTTCAGTACGACCTGCCCGAGCTGGCCTTCTTCGGCAACCTGGGCTACCGCCTGGGCGACGACGGCGGCTTGGTCGGCGGCGCCGGGCTGCTCTGGGCCGCCGCGCCCTGGCTGTCGCCCTCCCTGGAGTGCTCCTACGGGCGAACCCTCTCCGGCGGCGGGCCCCACAACGACGCCAGCCTGCTGCTCTCGCCGGGTTTGCGGTTGCGCGCCGGTCAGCTCGAGCTGGCCCTGACCGCCCACGTTCCATTGACCGCGGACGAGGGCTGGGGCGGCCGGCTGAACCTGATCCTGTTCCAGCTCTAGCGGAGAGCTCCTCACCGGTGAAGCAGCGTTCAATCGTCGCCGTGCTCGTGCTGTCGGCCGTCCTTCCCGCAACGGCCAACGTTTGCATGGTCGGACCCGCCGACACCCCCGGCACACCTGACTACACCCTGGCCCGCTTTCTCAACGCCCTCTACTCCGCCGACGCGGCGACCGTCGCCGTCCTGTACGACGCACCCGATTGGTCGGGCACCCCCTGGGAGAACGGGGCGCGGGACAACCGGGGCTTCGTGGAGCGTTCCCTGAGCGGCGACGGCCCCCGCTACACCTACTCCCCGCCGCGGGAGCCCGCCGGACCCACCCCCCTGGACGACCTGCTGCGCGACGGACGGGCCGTCCGTCTAGCCGAACTGCATCATCAAACCACCGCAGGCTGGGAAACCTCGACCTACTACTTCCTCCTCGAACGCCGGGAGGGTGAATGGAGGGTGATCCTCTTCGATGAAGCTCCTTAGACTATTGACGGTTCTGGCGTCAGCGACGGCGGTCCTCGCCGCTCCGACGGTGGCCGAGCTGGCCGCCGATCCCGCGGCTCCGGACTTCGCCGAACGCCTGGCGGGCTTCGAAGACGACGAACTCTACGCCGGGTTGACCGAGCTGGCCGCCGACGATTCGCGCAGCGAGGGCCAACGCCTGGAACTGCTGCTGCCCTTCGCCCGACACGCCGCCGGGGTGCGGGTTCTGGCCGGTCTGGACAACGATCTGGCCGTGCTGGCCCTCTCCCGGGGCCTGCCGGACAACCTGCCCGAGCTGCTGGCGGCCTACGCGGGATCCAGCGACACCGCCGGGGACCACATCGCCGCCGCCGTGCTGTTCAACGCCGACGCCGCCCGGCCCCTGCTCGAAGGCATCGTCGCCGGCGGCGGGACCTCGGCACCCGTGGCCGCCGCTCTGCTCTACGACGTCTTCACCGTCCTGGAGCTCCCGGCCCTGATCGAAGCCCTCTCCATCGAGGGCCGACCCCGGGTCGTCGCCGCCGTGGCCCTGCGCCAGGCCGAACAGGCCGCCTACCAGCCCCTGCTCGAGGCCGTCCGCGAGGGCAATTCCGGCGCCGCGGCCTACGCCCCGCTGATCTTCGCCGCCGGGGGCCAGTCCGCCGTCTCCTTCCTCGACAGCTACCTGGAAAGCCCGACCCTCGAGGTCCGCCGCCTGGCGATCACCGTACTCAGCCGCCTGACCGGCAAGGACTACAGCTACATGATGGATTACGAGCCCGACGCCCACGACTACGAGCGCGAGGGCCTGCCCGTCCCACCGGAGCTGCGCGAGGACTAGGCCGCCGAACAAACGTTCGGCATGAAATATCAAGACTTGTAAGCACGACCAGCATAACTGAGGGGCGCCGAGGGCGCCCCTTTGCTATGACGTTGATAAAACTGCGCATACCAGCCGAACAGCCGTTCGGCGACCTCCGGCGTCGTCGAGTACGCCCCGGCCGGAGCCGGCACGGTTTTTGCGGAGGCCGACCGTTATCCTCGTCCGTAACGGTCGCCGAGATGCAAAAACCGTGCCGGCTCCGGCCCGCCGGGCTCCCGAACCTCGACGAGGCGGCGCCGCTGGCTAACCGCCCGTCCGCCGGGCGTGCAGGCTGGCCAGGCAACCGCAGTAGTTCTGGCGGTAGAGGCCGAGAGCGCGGGAGCGGCTCTGACCGCGGTTGAACAGGGGACGCCAGTCCCGGTAGACGAAGGGTGCGCCGCAGCGGCGGGAGAGCGCCTCGGCGACCCGGCGGACCAGCTCGTGGCGCTGGTGCCTGGAGTAGAGAAGGGTGGTGCTGAAGGCCGTTCCCAGGGCCGCCGCCCGCCGGGCGACGGGCTCCAGGCGCAGGCGATAGCAGTAGGCGCAGCGTTCGGCCGACAGCTCCGTCGTCGGCGGCCGGTAGGCCGGGGCCTCGAGCCGGACCAGGGGCAGCTCCAGCTCCCGTTCGACCGTGGCGAGAACGGCCAGGCGCCGCTGGTGCTCGGTCGGGGGTTCGATGTTGGGGTTGCACCAGGCGCCGAGGACGGACCAACCCTCGCCGCGCAGGTCGGGGACGGTCTCCAGGGCGCAGACCCCGCAGCAGATGTGCAGCAAGAACTCCATGTCGTTAAGTTTATACCGCGCCGACCGGCCGCGCAAGTCCGGGCATGAGCATTGTAACTTACTGTATTACAGGCCGTTAGAATTCTCCACCAAATTACCGCCAAATTGAACCTGTCCCGGGGCGAGTTCTATGCTATATTGCCGTTGAAGGGGGACGAAGACGGAACGGTTTACGGTTCGCAGCGCCCTCGATCAGCGTCAAGCGATTAAGCATCGCGAACATACAGCCTGGCGTGGGAATAACCCGCGAGACAACCTCAAGAGGAGTATTGAGCAACCATGAAGCACGCCTCCGGAACGTCCCTCGGCCGCGCCCTGATCATCGTGGCCAGCCTGGTCCTCCTCGTCGGCTGCAGCACCCCCGTCGATGTCGACGAGTCCCACCCCTGGCTGCCCCAGGAGTTCGGCTACCTCTGGGAATACCGCCTGTTCACCCCCAACGATAACTACGGCTTCGTCTGGCAGGTCAGCGGCATCGAGGAGATCAACGGCCACAGCTGCTACGTCAACGACCTCTCCAACGACACCTACCACATGGGCGGTCTGGTGGCCGTCGAGCCCGTCGGCGAGGAGCAGCTCGACTTCTGGCGCTTCGAACTGCTGACCTGGGACCTGGTACGCCAGGTGGTCCAGAGTCGGGTGATCGAGCTCGAGGATCCGATCAGCTTCCACATCCAGGCCCCCGGGGAGCCGCCGATCACCGATCGCGGCAGTGGAACCTTCTACATCGACGACAACGCCATGGGTTCCGGCAGCCTGATCGAGGTCACCAGCGAGACCCTGGCCGACGGCGTCGAGCTGGAGACGGACCTGGGGCTGTTCGACGAGCTGCGCCGGGTGCGCTTCGTCATCACTGTCACCGACGAGGACGGCCCGGACACCGAGACGGTCACCGCCTATTTCCGCCGCGACCTGGGGCTGGTCCACGCCGAGGGGCTGGACTATTTCGACGACATCCTGCTGCTGGGCTACCAGACGCCAGAGGACTGACCGGCGCGAGTGATGCGAAGACCTCACCGGGACCCCTGGGGTCCCGGTTTTCTCAAGAGACCCGCGGATGTCGCGCGGCCCCGTCACGGTTCTTGCTTACCGCGGTCCACCCTTACCAGGGTGGGCCGCGGGCAACAACCGCGCCGGGGCCTTGAGCGTCGTGCATCGAATTGCGCGGGACGGCCCTGACGGATTTGTCAGCAGAGCGGATCGGCCGTTCAGCAACGCTTTAACCGAAAGAACGGCCGGACCCGGTGGTCCGGCCGCGGCGCTCGATTACGTGTTTGTTACCTGGCCAGGGCCTTGATTCGTCCGAAGCTGGCCTGCTCGACCGGCGCTCCGGAGAGGGTCAGGACGACGTAGGGCCGGAAGGTCTCGTCGCTTTCCTTGGAGTAGAACTTGGCGAACTTGCTGCCGTCGCGGGCGTGCATGACGAAGCCGTAGTTGTCGGGCAGGGAGCCGTCGAGCCAGGCGGCGAAGAGGTCGGTCAGCTCGATCTGCTCCCAGCTCTGGTCACCGCCGGCGGTGGAGAAGCCCTGGGTCTGCCAGAGCGTCGTCCCGTGTTCGAGGTGGCCGCCGGACCAGGAGTCCTCGCTCCAGTCCTGGGTGATGTCGTAGAAGTCGACCATGCAGGTGCCGCCCGAGGGGCAGGAGAAGAAACGGTACATGTGCACCGTGGCGTCGACGACGGTCTCGCCGGTGTAGGGGTCGAGCTCGAAGCGCAGGTTGGCACGCTCGTAGTGGCCGGAGCCGGCGTAGTTGGCGACCCAGAGCTCGCTCGAGGCGCCGAAGTTGCCGCCGCCGGGGTCGGTGTAGGTGTCGTCGGTGGGGTGGAGGGTTACCTGATAGCCCGCCGCGGCGGGGATGAACAGGGCGAGGGAGAGGATGAGGGACGGTTTCTTGAGCAAGGTGGTCCTCCTTGGAGTTGTTCAGGGGTTAGCGCGGTTTCGGGAGTTCAAGCCTCGTGGGGGATCGCCGGAGTTTGGCGCCGGGTTTAGGACACCGCCGTGGAAGAAGGGGACGAACGAGCTCTGGATCCTGAGCCTCCGCCGCTGTCGTCCCGGGCGTCAGGGTTTTCATGGTTGATCTCCGTGTCGGATAGCTGTTAGAAGCCCACCTGGAGCCTGACGTAGACGGCGTCGGCGCCGTGGGCCTCGTTGTCGCGCTCCGAGGTGATGTCGGCGGCGTAATCGAGTTTGAAGGCGGCCTCGCCCTCGCCGATTCCCAGGGTCAGCCCGGCGGTCAGCCAGGCGTAGTCACGATCCAGGCCGTCGTCGGCGTTGGCGCCCAGGTCGTGGCCCTCGTACATCAGGTGGGGCTGGAGGTAGGGGAAGAGCTCCGAGCCCAGCGCAATGTCGTAGGCCGCCTGGAGGTAGTAGGCGTCGCGCTCGAGGTCGACGGGCTCGAGGTCGCCGTAGCTCGCGTTGAAACCGCTGCCGAGGAAGTACTCGCCGACGAGGTAGAAGCCTTGGTAGTCCCAGCGCAGACCGGCCGAGGCCCGCCAGACGTCGTCGTAGTCGCCGTCGAAGTCGTAGTCGACGGTCTGGATCTCGTAGTGGCCGCCGAGGCTGACGCCCCAGGGCAGGTGGAACTGCAGCCCGGCCAGGGCGATACCTTCGATATCCATGGTGTTGGCGGCGCCGTTGTAGAAACCGGCCTGTAAATCGAGGCCGTAGTCGCCGAAGGAGGGGCTGAGCTCCAGCCGGGCGCCGGTCATGTGGCACTGACCGAAGATGGAGAAGAAGCGGGGCTTCTCGCACGTCGGGTTGTCGAAGCACTCCTGTAGGCCGACGTAGCCGCGCATAGTGTGACCGCGGGCGATGCCGACGCCCAGCCACTCCAGGGGGGTGAAGATGATCTCGGCCTCCTTGCACTTGACGCTGATGTCGTCGCCGCCGGAGCCGGCGCAGGTGGAGACGCCCAGCTCGACGGCGTAGTGCAGGTAATCGCCCAGCTCACCGACGGCGCCGACGGTGGCGTGGCGCACGGCGATCTTGTTGGCGGGGACGCTGTAACCCAGGTCGGGGTCGTCCTCGCCGATGTAGTGGTAGTACTGGAGCATAACGTTGCCGCTGAGCTCGGGCGGCTCGAGGTCGGCGAGGACGGGTACGGCGGTCAGCAAAAGCAGCGTGGGGGCGATGATTCGCAGCGGTGTTCGGAGCACGGGGTTCCTTTCGTTGGGGTTGATAGTGAGACTCACTTGCGCTATTATCGCGACGCAATCCTAACAGCGACTCGCAGCCCAGGCAAGACCTCGCCGGCTATTGAGACCCTATTGAGAATATTTATGACTATAGCAATTATGCGGACAGCTATCGCTGGTGGGTCCGCCACCGCTTTCTC
The sequence above is drawn from the Candidatus Coatesbacteria bacterium genome and encodes:
- a CDS encoding DNRLRE domain-containing protein, with the translated sequence MLKKPSLILSLALFIPAAAGYQVTLHPTDDTYTDPGGGNFGASSELWVANYAGSGHYERANLRFELDPYTGETVVDATVHMYRFFSCPSGGTCMVDFYDITQDWSEDSWSGGHLEHGTTLWQTQGFSTAGGDQSWEQIELTDLFAAWLDGSLPDNYGFVMHARDGSKFAKFYSKESDETFRPYVVLTLSGAPVEQASFGRIKALAR